From Paenibacillus sp. PK3_47, the proteins below share one genomic window:
- a CDS encoding phosphate ABC transporter substrate-binding protein: protein MALALTSVVALSACGNTNNTAATNNGGNNAAATNTPTENSSSGSDLSGSILASGSTALQPLVEMAAESFMDANSGVDIQVQGGGSGTGLTQVAEKQVDIGNSDVFAEEKLKDADAEKAAALVDHQVAVVAMAAVSHPDAGVDNLTKQQLVDIFTGKVTNWSEVGGADQAIQIINRPSSSGTRATFEAFALGTKTEDLQGSVQEDSSGTVKKMIGETPGAIGYLALSYLDDTVKTLNYDGIEPSVDNVISGDYPVWAYQHMYTNGEPNEVVKAFLDYMMTDEVQNGDVVELGYIPASAMQVQRDVDGNVTAK from the coding sequence ATGGCTTTAGCTTTAACAAGTGTAGTAGCTCTTTCGGCATGCGGTAACACCAACAACACTGCGGCAACTAATAACGGGGGCAATAATGCAGCTGCGACAAATACACCTACAGAAAACAGCAGCAGCGGTTCAGATCTGAGCGGTTCCATCCTGGCTTCCGGTTCCACTGCACTTCAGCCACTGGTTGAGATGGCAGCAGAAAGCTTCATGGATGCTAACAGCGGCGTTGACATTCAAGTCCAAGGCGGCGGAAGCGGAACCGGCCTGACACAAGTAGCTGAGAAGCAAGTAGATATCGGTAACTCTGACGTATTTGCCGAAGAGAAGCTGAAAGATGCCGATGCCGAGAAAGCAGCAGCACTGGTGGATCACCAGGTAGCAGTTGTAGCTATGGCAGCAGTATCCCACCCGGATGCAGGTGTTGACAACCTGACCAAACAACAGCTGGTTGACATCTTCACTGGTAAAGTAACGAACTGGAGTGAAGTTGGCGGTGCCGACCAGGCGATCCAAATCATCAACCGTCCAAGCAGTTCCGGTACACGTGCTACCTTCGAAGCATTTGCACTGGGAACGAAGACAGAAGACCTGCAAGGTTCCGTACAAGAGGATTCTTCCGGTACAGTTAAGAAAATGATCGGCGAAACTCCGGGAGCGATCGGTTACCTGGCACTGTCCTACCTTGACGACACTGTAAAAACATTGAACTATGACGGCATCGAGCCTTCTGTGGACAACGTAATCAGCGGAGACTATCCGGTATGGGCTTACCAGCACATGTACACTAACGGCGAACCTAACGAAGTTGTAAAAGCATTCCTGGATTACATGATGACTGATGAAGTACAAAATGGTGACGTTGTTGAGCTGGGATACATTCCTGCTTCTGCAATGCAGGTTCAACGTGATGTAGACGGAAACGTAACAGCGAAATAA
- a CDS encoding LysR family transcriptional regulator, translating to MNIVKLQIVVLIEKYKKVTDVAAEMGLKQPTVSFHMKSLENELGASLFQYRSGRVLFTDAGRALYQYAVRIVSLAAEAERSVRQLSSFSSGTLELEAGYLPGTYLVPKMLTQFIKLHPEADVSLSVQSEHLVRERLRARDIQLAVLPVTDQPDESLHTALIAEDEVVLIFAPDHPLAGAVELTAETAARETWIQHDPTSFLRAISDKWAQENQVRLWSHTVVNTPEAFKRMVCEGGCVGLFSKKGIEAEVAAGRLQYAALPGIPPKQASYVAAWRKDHTLTPMQQAFVDMTAAKDEDEL from the coding sequence ATGAATATAGTGAAATTGCAGATCGTTGTGTTAATTGAAAAATACAAAAAGGTTACCGATGTCGCCGCCGAAATGGGTTTGAAGCAGCCGACCGTGTCCTTTCATATGAAAAGCCTGGAGAATGAGCTCGGGGCCTCCCTGTTCCAGTACCGCAGCGGACGGGTGCTGTTCACCGATGCCGGACGGGCGCTGTACCAATATGCAGTACGCATCGTCTCTCTGGCTGCGGAAGCGGAGCGGAGTGTCAGGCAGCTCTCCTCTTTTTCTTCCGGGACACTTGAGCTTGAGGCCGGTTATTTGCCTGGTACTTATCTTGTTCCTAAAATGTTAACGCAATTCATCAAACTTCATCCGGAAGCCGACGTATCCCTGTCTGTTCAATCCGAGCATCTGGTCCGGGAGCGTCTGCGGGCACGGGATATACAGCTGGCGGTTCTGCCGGTGACAGATCAGCCTGACGAATCTTTACATACGGCGCTGATTGCCGAAGATGAGGTTGTGCTTATTTTTGCCCCGGATCATCCTTTAGCCGGCGCCGTTGAGCTTACTGCAGAAACGGCAGCACGTGAAACCTGGATACAGCATGATCCTACCTCGTTTCTTAGAGCGATATCCGACAAATGGGCACAGGAAAACCAGGTCAGACTGTGGAGCCATACCGTCGTTAATACACCGGAAGCCTTTAAAAGGATGGTATGCGAGGGCGGATGCGTAGGTTTGTTCTCCAAAAAAGGGATCGAAGCGGAAGTTGCGGCGGGGCGTTTACAATATGCTGCATTGCCGGGGATCCCGCCCAAACAAGCCTCTTACGTAGCCGCCTGGCGGAAGGATCATACATTGACACCTATGCAGCAGGCCTTTGTGGACATGACGGCGGCTAAGGATGAGGATGAGCTATAA
- a CDS encoding class I SAM-dependent methyltransferase, whose amino-acid sequence MNEQDHNGQPDEAQPGVPTSEETWNEDTYAAWTSRFGTPAEAAAKLVKDPSGKLYPLMNYLGEVSGLKIMNLMGSNGMKAVALGLLGAEVTVADFSEANARYAEELAGEAGVQLTYIVSDVLKLPEEVLNQSYSLVFAEMGILHYFTDLAPFMETVGRLLAPGGRFVLRDFHPVTTKLITSKGSTAKVRKHKVSGDYFDTSLEEKKVSYSKYLPSSGGTVSGEKHSVVYWRRWTLGEIVTAAARSGLMILELAEEPNLSSDVYDKGIPKTFTLVAEKN is encoded by the coding sequence ATGAATGAACAAGATCACAACGGGCAGCCGGACGAAGCTCAGCCGGGGGTTCCTACCAGTGAAGAGACCTGGAATGAAGATACGTATGCCGCATGGACCAGCCGGTTCGGTACGCCTGCAGAAGCTGCAGCCAAGCTGGTCAAAGATCCGTCAGGAAAGCTGTATCCGTTAATGAATTACCTGGGTGAAGTCAGCGGCCTGAAAATTATGAATCTCATGGGCTCCAACGGGATGAAGGCTGTGGCGCTGGGGCTGCTCGGGGCGGAAGTCACGGTAGCCGATTTCTCGGAAGCCAATGCCCGTTATGCAGAAGAACTCGCCGGTGAGGCCGGCGTACAGCTTACTTATATCGTATCCGATGTGCTAAAGCTGCCTGAAGAAGTGCTGAATCAATCCTACAGTCTGGTGTTCGCAGAGATGGGGATTCTGCACTATTTCACCGATCTGGCTCCTTTTATGGAGACGGTCGGCAGATTGCTGGCTCCCGGCGGCAGGTTCGTCCTGCGTGACTTTCACCCGGTAACAACCAAACTGATCACCTCCAAAGGCTCTACCGCCAAGGTGCGCAAGCACAAGGTAAGCGGGGATTATTTTGATACCTCACTTGAGGAGAAAAAGGTGTCCTACTCCAAATACCTGCCCTCTTCAGGCGGAACGGTCTCCGGGGAAAAGCACAGCGTCGTGTACTGGCGCAGATGGACACTGGGCGAAATTGTTACAGCGGCGGCGCGCAGCGGATTAATGATCCTGGAGCTGGCAGAAGAGCCGAACCTGTCCTCCGATGTATACGACAAAGGCATCCCGAAAACTTTTACCCTGGTTGCAGAAAAGAATTGA
- a CDS encoding DMT family transporter → MPKGRLFVNAKKPPVPVPLLMLVGIVAISFSSIFIKWSSAPASVQGMYRLLFTSLLMLPFARPYTGAAAALRKKDWLLLAVSGAMLALHFLLWMGSLKFTSVASSTMIMALEPVFIMLGAYLLYKERSTSSAILGLAIAIFGVIFIGWGDIGLSADNLKGDLLSLGGTAAVAAHMLIGQKLVARMPAYLYSLIVFISAAAVFAVYNLAAGIPFFDYPSKEWGIFVLLAVVPTVFGHILFNWLLQYASATTVSMNILGEPVGASILAFLLLGEQLTGLQWMGGVLVMGGLVVYLYAGRKKTLGQSEALPNAS, encoded by the coding sequence ATGCCGAAAGGACGTCTGTTCGTGAATGCTAAAAAACCGCCTGTACCTGTTCCGCTGCTCATGCTGGTTGGAATTGTGGCTATTTCTTTCTCCTCTATTTTTATAAAATGGTCTTCGGCACCCGCCTCGGTTCAAGGGATGTACCGTCTGCTGTTCACCTCACTGCTGATGCTGCCGTTTGCCCGGCCCTATACCGGAGCCGCTGCTGCCCTGCGCAAAAAGGACTGGCTGCTGCTGGCTGTATCCGGTGCGATGCTGGCGCTGCATTTTCTGCTGTGGATGGGCTCGCTGAAGTTCACTTCTGTGGCCAGCTCAACCATGATTATGGCACTTGAGCCGGTGTTCATCATGCTGGGCGCTTATCTTTTGTATAAAGAACGGAGTACCTCTTCGGCCATTCTGGGCCTTGCGATCGCCATATTCGGCGTGATCTTCATCGGCTGGGGGGATATCGGACTGTCCGCAGACAATCTTAAAGGTGATTTGCTTTCTCTTGGCGGTACGGCTGCAGTTGCAGCCCATATGCTGATTGGTCAAAAGCTTGTGGCGCGCATGCCTGCGTATTTGTACAGTCTGATCGTTTTTATCTCGGCTGCAGCAGTATTTGCAGTGTATAATCTTGCGGCAGGCATCCCGTTTTTTGATTATCCTTCCAAGGAGTGGGGGATTTTCGTTCTGCTGGCGGTTGTTCCGACCGTCTTCGGCCATATATTGTTCAACTGGCTGCTGCAGTATGCTTCAGCGACTACAGTATCCATGAACATTCTGGGTGAACCTGTAGGCGCAAGTATCCTGGCTTTCCTGCTGCTGGGTGAACAGCTGACCGGATTGCAGTGGATGGGGGGCGTGCTCGTTATGGGCGGGCTGGTCGTCTACTTGTATGCGGGACGCAAAAAAACACTGGGGCAGAGCGAGGCTCTTCCTAATGCATCTTAA
- a CDS encoding zinc-dependent alcohol dehydrogenase produces MKAVTYQGKKKVEVKEVADAKLEKKDDIIVRITSTAICGSDLHLYNGNIPGMYDDYVIGHEPMGIVEEVGPEVTKVKKGDRVIIPFNVSCGQCFFCQHEMESQCDNANDAKDTGGMLGYSESYGGFAGGQAELLRVPYGNFGPFVVPEDAEMEDEKLLFLSDIIPTAWWGVEHAGVKPGDSVIVLGCGPVGLLTQKFAWMKGASRVIAVDNVPYRLEHAKRTNNVEIYNFDEVKDLEKHLKEITRGGADVVIDCVGLDAKKTIMEKVETNLKLQGGSLSAFRIASEVVRKFGTIQLIGVYGLTYNMFPLGHLFERNVSLKMGQAPVIHYMPKLYQMIKENKFDPTDIITHRLPISRAEHAYNIFGEKEDDCIKVILKP; encoded by the coding sequence ATGAAGGCGGTAACTTATCAAGGGAAGAAGAAAGTGGAAGTCAAAGAAGTAGCCGATGCCAAGCTGGAAAAGAAAGATGACATTATCGTCCGTATTACCTCAACAGCCATTTGCGGATCAGATCTGCATCTCTATAACGGGAATATTCCCGGCATGTACGACGACTACGTAATTGGGCATGAGCCTATGGGAATCGTGGAAGAGGTTGGACCAGAGGTTACAAAAGTGAAAAAGGGCGACCGCGTCATCATCCCTTTTAATGTATCTTGTGGTCAATGTTTCTTCTGTCAGCATGAGATGGAGAGCCAATGCGATAATGCCAATGATGCGAAGGATACCGGCGGGATGCTGGGATATTCTGAATCTTACGGCGGATTTGCCGGCGGACAGGCCGAGCTGCTGAGAGTGCCTTATGGTAATTTTGGTCCTTTTGTGGTGCCGGAGGATGCCGAGATGGAAGACGAGAAGCTGCTGTTTCTCTCGGACATTATACCGACCGCATGGTGGGGAGTGGAGCATGCCGGCGTGAAGCCCGGCGATTCCGTAATTGTGCTTGGCTGCGGACCGGTAGGGCTGCTGACCCAAAAGTTCGCCTGGATGAAAGGCGCTTCACGCGTCATCGCAGTGGATAATGTCCCGTACCGCCTGGAGCATGCCAAACGGACGAATAACGTTGAAATCTACAATTTTGACGAGGTAAAAGACCTTGAGAAGCATCTGAAGGAAATTACCCGCGGCGGGGCGGATGTCGTGATCGACTGTGTCGGGCTTGATGCCAAGAAAACGATTATGGAAAAAGTAGAGACTAACCTGAAGCTGCAGGGTGGCTCTCTCAGTGCGTTCCGTATTGCTTCCGAGGTTGTGCGCAAGTTCGGTACGATCCAGCTTATCGGCGTGTATGGACTTACCTATAATATGTTCCCGCTGGGCCACCTGTTCGAACGCAATGTTTCACTCAAAATGGGCCAGGCCCCTGTCATCCACTACATGCCGAAGCTGTATCAGATGATTAAGGAGAACAAGTTCGATCCTACGGACATCATTACACACCGTCTGCCGATCAGCAGAGCGGAGCACGCATACAATATTTTTGGCGAGAAGGAAGATGACTGTATCAAGGTTATTCTGAAGCCTTAA
- a CDS encoding VanW family protein, translating into MNPGKTKAAMKPVRRSKLRLFAGKRYFTWKRYLKWWTDNTKRAKLHRSENLPYEAAGHATPLLRSLRNVDMTLQYNKIMNLKLAVARLDGLMVRPGERFSYWQSIGKPARRKGYLDGMVLYYGGFRTGTGGGLCQLSNLIYWMTLHTPLTVTERHRHSYDVFPDEQRTQPFGSGATCAYNYLDLQLLNNTEHTYQLKLWLDDTHLHGEWRCDGRQLYHYEVYEAEHGISLEPWGGYIRSNRIRRKLLTRSGELAGDEEVAENHALMMYSPLLYPV; encoded by the coding sequence ATGAATCCGGGGAAAACGAAAGCCGCCATGAAGCCGGTCCGCCGTTCGAAGCTGAGATTGTTTGCAGGCAAGCGGTATTTCACCTGGAAAAGATATCTGAAATGGTGGACAGATAACACTAAGAGAGCCAAGCTGCATCGTTCTGAGAATCTTCCTTATGAAGCAGCCGGACATGCGACACCGCTGCTGCGCAGCCTGAGAAATGTCGATATGACTCTGCAATATAACAAAATCATGAATTTGAAGCTTGCTGTGGCCAGGCTTGATGGTCTTATGGTACGGCCGGGAGAACGCTTTTCTTACTGGCAAAGCATCGGGAAGCCAGCCCGGCGGAAAGGGTACCTTGATGGAATGGTCCTGTACTACGGGGGATTCCGGACAGGAACAGGAGGCGGGTTATGCCAGCTGTCCAATCTGATCTACTGGATGACGCTGCACACTCCGCTGACCGTAACGGAACGGCACCGCCACAGCTATGATGTGTTTCCGGATGAGCAGCGGACCCAGCCATTCGGCAGCGGGGCAACCTGCGCCTATAATTATCTGGATCTGCAGCTGCTGAATAATACAGAGCATACTTACCAGTTAAAGCTATGGCTTGATGATACCCATTTGCACGGGGAATGGAGATGCGACGGCAGACAGCTTTACCATTACGAGGTCTACGAGGCGGAACATGGCATCAGTCTTGAACCTTGGGGCGGCTACATCCGCAGCAACAGGATCAGGCGGAAACTGCTGACAAGGTCCGGGGAGCTGGCAGGAGATGAGGAAGTGGCCGAGAATCATGCACTCATGATGTATTCGCCGCTGCTGTACCCCGTCTGA
- a CDS encoding cysteine hydrolase family protein — MTTALLIIDVQEAMFSYEVELHDGNEVMGRIVSLLNKARAAGIPVVYVQHTEDEEYTKGTDTWQISSLITPLPEDTIVEKPTWDSFHRTNLHEELQRLGITDLVICGMQTEFCVDTTVRRAYSMGYSSVLVQDAHSTFPNARFNAEEIVGHHNAVLGGRFAVLKPEHEVEFR, encoded by the coding sequence ATGACAACAGCACTGTTAATTATCGATGTTCAGGAAGCGATGTTCTCTTATGAGGTGGAGCTGCACGACGGGAATGAAGTTATGGGCCGGATTGTATCCCTGCTTAACAAAGCCCGCGCTGCTGGAATACCGGTAGTATACGTTCAGCACACTGAAGACGAGGAATACACCAAAGGTACGGATACATGGCAGATCAGCAGTCTGATTACGCCGCTCCCGGAAGATACAATTGTGGAGAAACCGACTTGGGACAGCTTCCACAGGACCAATCTGCATGAGGAGCTGCAGCGTCTGGGGATTACCGACCTCGTAATCTGCGGCATGCAAACCGAATTTTGTGTGGACACGACCGTCAGACGCGCTTACAGTATGGGATATTCCAGTGTCCTGGTACAGGATGCCCACAGTACTTTTCCTAATGCCCGTTTTAACGCAGAGGAGATTGTTGGACATCATAACGCCGTGTTAGGGGGAAGGTTTGCGGTCCTGAAGCCTGAGCATGAGGTGGAGTTCAGATGA